The sequence GCTGCGGCCCGTCGAATACCCGGACCTTCTGCTGGTCATGCAGGTCCCGGCGACGCCGGAGGACCTCCGCCGCGCCGCCTCACTGGCCGACGCCTGACGGGGCACTACGTGCAGGTCCTCTGGTGCACGCGGCGGCCAGGGAGTCCGGGGCCGTAGCCTCGCGCCATGACTGACCCCGGTCGGCCGCGGCGCGCCTACGACAGCAGCCGGCGGCGTGAAGGCGCCGCTGAGACACGGGAGCGCATTCTCGCGGCCGGTGTGGAACTGCTCCACCGCTATCCGATCTGGAACTGGCAGCCGCTGACCGTCCCCGCCGTCGCCCATCGGGCGGAGGTGACCGAGCGCACGGTCTACCGGCACTTCCCGACCGAGCGTGCGCTGCGGGATGCCGTGCTGGCACGCACCGCCGAGGACGTGGATGTCGACCTCGACGCGATGACGCTGGACACGGTGGAAGGCTTCACCGCCAGGGTCCTCGAGTACGTCGCGTCGTTCCCGGTGAAGGAACGGCAGCAACGTGACCCGACGGTCGTCGCCGCCCGGGAGCGGCAACGAGAGGCGCTGCTGCGCGCGGTCGCCGCCTCGGCCGCCTGGGCCGAGCCCGAGGTGCGGGCGGCGGCGGCGATGCTCGACGTGCTCTGGAGCGTGGTGTCGTTCGAGCAGCTGGTGACCGAGTGGGGCATGCAGCCGCAGGACGCCATCGCCGCGATTACCTGGGTCATCCGCGTCCTGCGTGACGCGATCCGTGAGGACCGGGGTCCCCGGAGCTGACGCTGGACAGTCAGACCCATTCATGTCAGGGTCTCGGCTGACATGAAATCGGGTGCGCTTGACATGAAATCGGGTGCGCTGACCGTGCGCGGCGCCGACCGGCCGGCCCGAGATCGCCTCGTGGCTGCCGCGGCGGTCGGCCTGTGTCCTGTGGCATCCGGCGGCATGTCGATAGTGATCGCATTCCGCGCCTGAGGGGATAGCCCATGAACGACGCGCCCACCCCGGATCTTCGGATACCTCCGGACTGGGACGGGGTCACCGCGGAGTGGATGACCGCCGTGCTCGCGACCGCCTTCCCCGGCGTGAAGGTGCGTTCGGTGGACCTCGTGACCCGTGACGACGGGACCAACCGGCGGGCCCGCTTCGCCCTGTCCTACGCCGGTGACGGCGGCCCGCCCGCCGTGTTCGTGAAGGCGGCCGACCCGGCCCATGCCGAGCTCAACGCGCTGACCGGCGGGGTCTTCAACGAGGCACGGCTGTTCGGCGGCACCGTGTCGCTACCGGTCGAGCACCCCGCCGTCTACCACGCGGCCATGGACGAACCGACGCTCAACTTCATCCTCGTCATGGAGGACATCACCCTGCGCGGTGCGCGACCGCGGGACGCGACGACGCCGATGACTCCCGAGCAGGCCGCCGACGGCGTCCGCAGCCTCGCCCACTTACACGGCGCCTTCTGGGGCCACCGTCTCGATCCCCTGGACCTGGACTGGGTCGCGCCCTTCACCGCGTGGAAGGGCATGAGAGGCATCGAGGCCGGCCTGCGGCGGGTGGCCGACACCGTCCCCGCCGAGATCAGGTCGCTCACCGCCGCCGAGATCGAACAGGTGTGGGCGCGCTACATCGGCACGCTCACGGCCGGATCCCAGACGTTGCTCCACGGCGACGCCCACATCGGCAACACCTACACGCTTCCAGGGAACCGCGCCGGATTCCTCGACTGGCAGGTACTGCGCCGAGGAAACCACGTCATCGACCTGGGCTACTTCCTCCAAAGCGCGTTGACGTCCGAGGACCGCCGCACCCACGAGGCCACCCTCATCGACGAGTACCACCAGGCCCTCCAGCTTCCGGCCGACGAACGGCCGACGCGTGACGACATCTGGCTGCGCTACCGGGCCTCGGCCGCCCACGGCCTCGCCATCTGGCTGGCAACCGCGTCCGCCGACACCTGGCAGCGCCCCGAGGTCTCCATCCCGCTGGCCCAGCGCTACGCCGCCGCCTACGTCGACCTCGACACCGCCGACGCAGTCACCCGCCTCTCCTAGGACCTTCCCGAGGGCAAACCTTGATCGCCGTTTCCGCCCTCTGGTGGTCGCGAAACAGACCTGGTTACGACCGCTGGAGGGCCGAAACGGCGATCACTGGGACGGGTTGTCAGTCCTTCGGCCAGTTCCAGGCCGGGACCTCGCGGATGGGGTGCAGCTCGGCATCGGTGACGGCGTGGGAGTTCTGCTGCGCGACGTGGGCTCCGAATTCGACATGCTCGCGGAACGCCCGCCGGAACGGCGCGTCGTCTGGCATCCCGGCCTCGTCCAGCGCCTCGAGATAGGTGGCGACGAACCTTTCCCGCTGCTCGTCACTGATCTTCAGGCCGCGATGCACGTCGATGAGGTACCGGAAGCCGAGCTGCCTGGTGAAACGATCAGCTCCGCCGAACGACTCCGCGGTGAACCACGTCAGATGGTCGACGTGGGTCGGCACCCGCTCGGTAAACAGCGCCCGCAGCACCGGGTCGGCCAGTGCCTTCGCGTAGAACAGCTCCTCCAGCCGGTGCAGGCCCTCGTCCCCGCCCGCGTGCTCGTACAACGACTCTGTTACAGGAGACTCTGTCACTGGACGCCTCCGGGCGTGCCACGAACCCCGTACGCCGATCCTAGGGCGCATTCACCCGCCATCGCGGCGGAAGCGCGGGTCCGACGAGCACCGTCGGCACGGCCGTTGGTCGCCTGCTGCTCCGCGAGGACGTCGGCCTCCCCGATCCCTCGGAAACTCACCGGCTCGGCCAGACGCCTCCATCAACACATCGGGTGTTATACGGTCCCGCACAGATCCGTCGCCTCCAGGCGGGAACCACACGGTCGCGTCGTCATGACGGAGGAGCTGTGGTCGGAATACCAACGGCCCGCCGCCTACGACGGATCACC is a genomic window of Pseudofrankia inefficax containing:
- a CDS encoding TetR/AcrR family transcriptional regulator gives rise to the protein MTDPGRPRRAYDSSRRREGAAETRERILAAGVELLHRYPIWNWQPLTVPAVAHRAEVTERTVYRHFPTERALRDAVLARTAEDVDVDLDAMTLDTVEGFTARVLEYVASFPVKERQQRDPTVVAARERQREALLRAVAASAAWAEPEVRAAAAMLDVLWSVVSFEQLVTEWGMQPQDAIAAITWVIRVLRDAIREDRGPRS
- a CDS encoding group II truncated hemoglobin, yielding MTESPVTESLYEHAGGDEGLHRLEELFYAKALADPVLRALFTERVPTHVDHLTWFTAESFGGADRFTRQLGFRYLIDVHRGLKISDEQRERFVATYLEALDEAGMPDDAPFRRAFREHVEFGAHVAQQNSHAVTDAELHPIREVPAWNWPKD
- a CDS encoding oxidoreductase family protein yields the protein MNDAPTPDLRIPPDWDGVTAEWMTAVLATAFPGVKVRSVDLVTRDDGTNRRARFALSYAGDGGPPAVFVKAADPAHAELNALTGGVFNEARLFGGTVSLPVEHPAVYHAAMDEPTLNFILVMEDITLRGARPRDATTPMTPEQAADGVRSLAHLHGAFWGHRLDPLDLDWVAPFTAWKGMRGIEAGLRRVADTVPAEIRSLTAAEIEQVWARYIGTLTAGSQTLLHGDAHIGNTYTLPGNRAGFLDWQVLRRGNHVIDLGYFLQSALTSEDRRTHEATLIDEYHQALQLPADERPTRDDIWLRYRASAAHGLAIWLATASADTWQRPEVSIPLAQRYAAAYVDLDTADAVTRLS